Proteins from a genomic interval of Capsicum annuum cultivar UCD-10X-F1 chromosome 4, UCD10Xv1.1, whole genome shotgun sequence:
- the LOC107868369 gene encoding senescence-specific cysteine protease SAG39-like → MAFMFKLRLTFSTLLVLQLCINRATSRTLYESSIAEKHEQWMAQYGRVYKDKIEKAERLKIFKQNSEYIESINNNGSRSYLLGINEFADRKKEELKAKRNGYRIISSQQNKKPMSFMYENVTVPYMMDWRTKGAVTGIKDQGDCGCCWAFSAVGAIEGINKIRTGKLIPLSEQELVDCDIGSNEGCDGGLMDYAFEFIIKNHGITSEFDYPYKGFDSTCMKNKLFNNIAKISSYEDVPTNSESALLKAVANQPVSVAIDAGGSDFQFYSSGVFSGHCGIELDHAVTAIGYGQTIDGIKYWIVKNSWGTSWGENGYMRILRDVDAKEGLCGIAMNASYPIT, encoded by the exons ATGGCTTTTATGTTCAAATTAAGACTCACTTTTTCTACTTTACTAGTATTACAATTGTGTATCAATCGAGCTACATCTCGTACTTTATACGAATCATCGATTGCTGAGAAACACGAACAATGGATGGCCCAGTACGGACGTGTATacaaagataagatagaaaaGGCGGAGAGGCTGAAGATATTCAAACAAAATTCAGAATATATTGAGTCGATCAACAATAATGGATCGCGAAGTTATTTATTAGGTATCAATGAATTTGCTGATCGTAAAAAAGAGGAATTAAAAGCCAAACGTAATGGATATAGAATAATATCatctcaacaaaataaaaaacctaTGTCTTTCATGTATGAAAATGTAACAGTACCATATATGATGGATTGGAGGACAAAAGGTGCTGTTACTGGAATTAAAGATCAAGGAGATTGTg GATGTTGTTGGGCGTTTTCAGCTGTGGGTGCTATAGAAGGAATCAACAAGATCAGAACTGGTAAATTGATTCCATTATCTGAGCAAGAGTTGGTAGATTGCGATATAGGTTCAAATGAGGGTTGTGATGGAGGTCTCATGGATTACGCGTTTGAGTTCATTATAAAAAACCACGGAATTACTTCAGAATTTGATTATCCTTACAAGGGATTCGATAGCACTTGTATGAAAAACAAATTATTCAACAATATCGCGAAAATTTCAAGTTATGAAGATGTTCCAACTAATAGCGAATCAGCATTGCTTAAAGCTGTTGCTAACCAACCTGTATCTGTTGCGATTGATGCTGGTGGAtctgattttcaattttattctaGTGGCGTGTTCTCAGGACATTGTGGAATTGAATTAGATCATGCTGTTACCGCGATTGGTTATGGACAAACTATAGATGGTATTAAATATTGGATCGTGAAGAACTCATGGGGGACTAGTTGGGGCGAAAATGGATACATGAGAATACTAAGAGACGTTGATGCTAAGGAAGGACTTTGTGGAATCGCCATGAATGCTTCTTACCCTATCACGTAA
- the LOC107868368 gene encoding zingipain-2, which translates to MALVLEWKTQFTLLIVIIGMYTSQITCRNLQESSSMLEKHESWMARHGRTYKNDTEKAKRAKIFEENVKFIESFNNNGSKSYKLGINKFSDLTSEEFLRYYTTNHGLNNYNKYFSTKSKQLSPTTISSFMYENMSDVPSNMDWRKSGVVTSIKDQGQCGCCWAFSAVAALEGANKLSLGNLISLSEQQLLDCTTENNGCDGGLITTAYDFIVNNGGIAKESDYPYEENQDSCKSQGASAVDSAVKINRYENVPASSEPALLTAVARQPVSVGIAINEDFKSYQSGVYDGNCGDQLNHAVTIIGYGTNEDGAKYWLVKNSWGTSWGENGYMKIARDIGIKDGICQIATLASYPIV; encoded by the exons atggctTTGGTTCTTGAATGGAAAACACAATTTACTCTTCTCATTGTGATTATTGGGATGTATACATCTCAAATCACTTGTAGAAACCTTCAAGAATCATCATCCATGTTAGAAAAACACGAATCATGGATGGCGCGTCATGGAAGAACTTACAAAAACGATACAGAAAAGGCGAAAAGAGCGAAAATTTTCGAGGAAAATGTGAAATTTATTGAGTCTTTCAACAATAATGGTTCTAAGTCTTACAAATTAGGCATCAATAAATTTTCTGATCTTACTTCTGAAGAATTTTTAAGGTATTATACTACTAATCATGGacttaataattataataagtaTTTTTCTACAAAATCCAAACAATTATctccaacaacaatttcatcatttatgtatgaaaatatgagTGATGTTCCATCTAACATGGATTGGAGAAAAAGTGGGGTTGTCACAAGTATCAAAGATCAAGGTCAATGTG GATGTTGTTGGGCATTTTCCGCGGTCGCGGCCTTAGAAGGAGCAAACAAACTCTCATTGGGCAATTTAATTTCACTCTCGGAACAACAATTACTCGATTGCACAACCGAAAACAACGGTTGTGACGGCGGTTTAATAACCACGGCCTACGATTTCATCGTAAATAACGGTGGAATTGCGAAGGAATCGGACTACCCTTACGAGGAAAATCAAGATTCATGCAAGAGCCAAGGAGCATCCGCGGTCGACTCAGCCGTAAAAATCAACCGTTACGAAAATGTACCTGCATCTAGCGAACCGGCATTACTGACAGCCGTAGCGCGACAACCTGTCTCGGTCGGTATCGCGATCAATGAAGACTTTAAATCTTATCAGAGTGGGGTCTATGATGGAAATTGTGGAGATCAACTAAATCATGCCGTTACTATTATTGGTTATGGGACAAATGAAGACGGTGCGAAGTattggctagttaagaactcctGGGGGACTAGTTGGGGTGAAAATGGTTATATGAAAATTGCTAGAGATATTGGAATTAAAGATGGTATTTGTCAAATAGCCACTTTGGCTTCTTATCCTATTGTTTAG